The window CTCAAATATCGAAGAAAGAGATCTTTACATGTGCTGAACAAGAGCAGAAAAGTTCGTACCAAAGAAAGTATCAAAGATGTTTTTCCTTTTTCATAGTCATATGGTATATATGTGTCAAGGAATCAATCATACATGTTTAGTGGAACATACGCTACAAAAAAATATAGTGATAATTTTGAGGAGATATATATATCTCCGAAGGGATTCATAAACCACAAGTCTATTTAAACCTATACAACGTAGGGATAGTAGTCATCACACGGAGCACGGTAATTAACGTCCACGCGTCACTTCAGGAAGTGCAATACTCCAAGTTTACGATCAAGCCAGTCATATTTGGACTAGATCATAAGCGGTCCAATTTTGACTCTAACGGCCTCGTTTCTAGTGATGCAACGCGCGCGCCCAAATCCTCATCTAAAACATGTGGCTCGAATCCATTTCTCCATGCCGAGGGCCACAAATCGAAGACGACCACCAAGGCCACTGCGGTTGCGTCTCCGAACCCTTTCGCTCTCCATCGACGACTCCATGGCCGTGGCGCCCGCTGCTTCCACCCTCCGctcctccttcctctcctctcctcgccATCCCAAGCTCTCCCTCTCCAGCAAACTCCCGGTAAGCCGTCGCCTGCCCGCCTCGTACCCTCGCGTCCGAGCACTCGACCTGGACCAGAACACGGTGcgttcttctcctcctccgcttCGTCTAGGGCTGCACGATGGCCGGTGGCTTTTGACACAGCAGTTTCTATGTTTCAGCTTGTCGCCATCTCCGTGGGGGTCGTAAGCGTTGCGGTCGGCATCGGTATCCCCGTGTTCTACGAGACTCAGATCGACAATGCTGTAAGTTCCGTTACAGATATCTGGTGGAGTGGGCGGCATGCTGTTGTGCTGAAGCTTTTCTGTCGCATATGCAGGCTAAGCGGGAGAATTCGCAGCCTTGCTTCCCGTGTAAGGGATCCGGTGCTCGTAAGCCCTTATATCCTGAGCTTagaaattgatgaagttatgcgtAGAGATGACTTAGTGTCTAGATTTAATCTTCATCAGTTGCCTTTT of the Musa acuminata AAA Group cultivar baxijiao chromosome BXJ3-2, Cavendish_Baxijiao_AAA, whole genome shotgun sequence genome contains:
- the LOC135631932 gene encoding protein SPA, chloroplastic-like — translated: MPRATNRRRPPRPLRLRLRTLSLSIDDSMAVAPAASTLRSSFLSSPRHPKLSLSSKLPVSRRLPASYPRVRALDLDQNTLVAISVGVVSVAVGIGIPVFYETQIDNAAKRENSQPCFPCKGSGAQQCRFCTGSGKITVVLGGGETDVSQCINCEGVGTLTCTTCQGSGIQPRYLDRREFKDDD